The sequence aacattccctctctaaacctattTAATACACTCCCTAAAACCAACCTGTGACCATGCTTTGTCTCAGTCAGTAATGGCCTGAATTTACATTTGAAAAATTTAGACCTTGCAACAGGTTTCTGAATATCCaacgcaatacattgctattatacTAGAGGAAAAAACACTTTCATAGGACTGAATTCCATAACACTATTGCCCAACGCCGTGTAATTCTTGTTTGATTTAAACTACGTTATATTCATTGAAAAATAAGCAATGACTCAACTATAGAAAGAAACAACCCCAATGTTCAACTGTTTATTTACAGATGTGACATTTTGCTTCCAGGTCTCAGCTCTTTGTACAAAGTCACAAGCCATCATTCCTTACAAGACAGGGGGCTAACTTATATAAATAAGAGTAACAAACAAAATGCTTGATCCCATCAGTCAGTTTAGTTGCTCTCCCCCAGAGTGTGCtggtcaaacaggtactctcccaggccattctcaggggctcccagtctcttcaggttggtgatgtgatctccaagcttcttgatcatcttcacttgttcatccaagtagtgggactccaggaagtcacacaactgaaagagggaaactagttatgtccagcagcagaTACCAAGGAATGTCAGCTTCCCCTTCAGAGTTTGGATTTTAATCCTTTTGAAAAAGAGGATAGTCAAGTGGTACAATTGAGATTGATGAAATTACTGCACCATTAGATTAAACTTACTGCACAATAGATGCTCAGATCCTGGGATCATAGACATATCTAGTCACTATCCACAGTAGGCTAACTTCCCTCGTCCTTTGTCACTGCTCCCAAATACAGACCGATGAGACCAACACAAAGCTATTAGGCGTGGAGAGCTTTTAATTAGGCCCGAGGAGACCAAGGTACCACACCATCCAACTTACCCAACAGCCACATTAAAATCATTAACAACTTACATAAcggtcagtgctcccagtggagagtttgtgcagatccagcagactctggttcacattcttctccagctgcagagctctctgcatcgcctccagaccattgctccactcattctgctctggtttctggaaagaaAGTACATGCTCACAGTTCACTTACAATAGATTAAACAAATTAGAAAGTATTGAAGGAAATTAGTGGTGCAAAAGTCTACTTTACCATGAACCGGTGTGTTAGAATATAAAATTGACATTGAGCTATCACAACCACTAGAGTGATATTGATGAGGCAAattgcatagatgtatttaagaggaagctgggcaagtgtatggagagaaaggaatCGGATGATATGCTGAGGGGGTGAGATGAAgccaggtgggaggaggctcgcctggagtataaacaccggcaaagaccagtttggccaaatggcctgtgtgcTGCAAATAGGAACAATCAATCTATTGGGAGCCAGACAGAAGGCCACTCCTTTATTGAATCCAACCTTAATGTCAGACATGATGATCCATActccacgccgattctggaattccatcagtttctcagcatgctcacgttcctcatgtgactgctccttgaaaaaCTCCACagagtgacgcagggcaacatcatcccggtcaaagtagaaggactatgGAGAGATCAGTACAGTAGTTGGGTAATGCATGGCAGACCCAGCATCATGTGCGCAGTACATAACTTCAAGCTCAATTTTGCTTGCTTTCTTTCAAGGGTTCAAAGTCTCACTGAACCTGAATATACAGGCATCTCTCAATTATCCGGGTCCCTTGGGGATTGGTCTATGCCAGTTAAACGATTTCGCCTTCGAGcaagttgacattacagttaatgcttacagtactgcaggtgtgctctaatcAATAGCTGTAACATCTCTTCTAatgcttgaattctagtcctcgagATCTAAAGagcattaggcttgttgattacttcctgtaactgctcatggcattttaatgaattatgagaggcaatgGAACGATGTGGGAGTAGTAGTGGGAGCCGAGGCAGGGTGGAGCGCTTAAAAgcgaggctcaacaggcaacatttgaAAGGAACATCAGCATTCCAAAGTGATGTCGGCAGAGCGCACacatggaattttaaatgccgttacaacggtttcccattgcatccgtgtgcggataaagcgagagttgcctgtacatacATTGTTATGGAGACAATCTTTTGATTCCTTTACCCAATGGAAAACAATAGACCAGCATCAAAGCCTTGATTTTCCTGAGGAGGTAGGTGGGTGGGGGAAATAATGTATTCCAGGTAACCTTGGCACAGCATTGAGTTTTTTTATTAAACTATTCaagtggagggtggggggtggtgaaATGGGAAACAGTGTTGCAGATTTCTTCCACACTTGCAGGAAAAAGATACTTCTTGATTTCCCCCTAAAATGTCCCATTACATCCCCTCATTGCAAAGGCAAGTAGggaaagtccatggagtgatttagaaTGAGGATACAAATTCTGAAATCCATGTATTGAGTGcagaatgtattccaaataaacttcaaCAACAAGCTCAAAAAAGCCCAGGAAAGTGAGTCATTTAAGATACTCAGAAGAGGTGGGCTACATACAACACAGAATTTAGTAAATTCACATTACATAgaccacttcacaatggagactaAAATACAAAAttcaccatagagagataaacataggaggaatagagctccatgttgatctgcttgttgacagcatcctcacagtcctggtggtagttctgacgcACTTGAAAAGGCATCTGGATTCTTTAATACAAATCAAATATTTGTTGAAACAGCAAACTGAGATTGAACCAACCTCAACTCCTGTATTTATACTGCTGGATACTCCAGGGCGTGGCAACCTAGATAATGAGTGACGGTCCTCAATATccaatcagaagttgcagcctctcagagcaccaatcaagtaaTGGGAGGAGGGGGATGCACTCCCAGAGCCAttcagatctttgaagaatgagcatcattggctaacaactcaatgaggatctcaattgtcctaactttcctcaaacacagttcagATATTCAGAATCACAGGTTCAGAGTTGGATCCTCTACTCTTTCGACCAATCAATTGGGAAAAACTTAAACTACAAGTACCCCCTTTATAAAGCAGAATAAGCAAGACATTTAAATGTGACAAAACTAACATAAACACTTTTCCAAATTATAATTTAGTTCCCTGTATCCACACTGCAGTCCAGTCCCTCTGGCCCACCAGTCACAGAAAGCCTCAAGCATACCAGCAGACAtcgcgtgctccctctccagggacaccggGGCAGGGAcatagccgcagaagagaggcaggcagatggagagaacaccccatcgaccgtgctctgtctggaccagttaatggccaccttgaaaggTTCATTGAATCCTCTTTTTGTTTGCGACTCAGTGTCTTTTTAATAGTTCTGGATGGTTCAGTGTGTGTATGAGGATCACCATCGTTCCTTGGGTTGGTCATGTGCAGGCATCTGTGGGTTTGATGTAACATctaaacatagtggttatgttataggactagtaatccagaggcctggactaatgatccagaaacatgagtaaaagtcccaccatggcagctggggaatttaaattcagttaattaaataaaaatccgtGATAAAAAGCAGTAATAAAATCCGTAATGTTGACCAGGGAGCTATCGGAAtgttgtaaaatcccatctggttcactaatgtcctttagggaaggaaatctgccgtccttacctggtctggcctatatatgactccaaacccacagcaacgtggttgactattaactgccctccgaaatggcgtagcaagccactcagttttaacaaaccgctatgagaaacaataataagaataaaacaggaCAAGCCCCCCGGCATCCACCTCGacatacccagcccagtcgaccctgcaaagtcctctgcACGAACCTCTGGGGAattatgccaaaattgggagatgagccccacagactagtcaagcaacaacgtgacatagtcatactcacagaatcatacctttcaccaatgtcccagattcctccatcaccatccctgggtatgtcctatcctaccggcaggacagacctaccagaggtggtgacacagtggtatacaatcaGGAATGGGTGGCCCTggtagtcctcaacattgactctggatggCATGAAGTCTCATgtgttcaggtcaagcatgggcatagCTGAGAGACATAGCTCCCAgattgggcctgcgacaggtggtgagagaaccaacagaagggaaaaacctatttgacgtcGTGCTCACCAATCTACctttcgcagatgcatctgtccattacaGTATTGGTAACGGTCCATACAGACAGTACTTGTGGAGAAgaagttccatcttcacactgaggacaccccccCATCATTCTGTGTGGCACTACCAACGTGCTGAATGTGATAAATTCAGAGTAGATCGAGCGGCTCAAAATCCATGAGGCAACGTGGGTCATCAGCAGCCGCAGAATTGTATTGCACCGCAATCTGTAACATAATGGCCCGGCCTGTCGTTcactcattaccatcaagccaatggACCTAAGGTGGTTCAAGGAGGAGTGCAGAAGAGAATGCCAGGAACAGCACAAGTTGTACCTAAAtagagatgccaacctggggaagctgcaacacaggactgcatgctaaacaacagaagcagcatccaatagacagagctaagcaatcccacaatcaacagatcagagcaaagttctgcagtcctgccacatccagtcatgaatagtggtggaccattaaacaactaacgggcggaggaggctccatgaatattcctgtCCTCAATGTCGTCAGTGCaaaagacacagctgaagtgtttgCAGCCATCTTCAGACAGAATTGCctcatggatgatccatctcagcctcctcctacagtccccaacatcacagaagccagtcttcagccaattcaattcgcaTCACATGATATCCAGAaagggctgagtgcactggatataaAAAAgactatggaccccgacaacattccggttgccgtgctgaagacttgtgctccagaactaaccttgCCTCTTGTCATGCTGTTccactacagctacaacactgacatccacccgacaaagtggaaaactgcccaggtatgtcctgtccacaaaaatcagaaCAAAgcaaatctggccaattaccgtcccaatcatcagcaaagtgatgcaaggtGTCATAGACTGTGCTAACAAGTGCGACTTACTCTCCAATAACCCACTCACAGATGTTCAGTTTGTGTTCGGCCAGGAATACTCATCTGCAgaactcattacagctttggttcaaacatggacaaaagagcagaattccaggtgaggtgagagtgaatgtccttgacatcaagacagcatttgatcatgtttggcatcaaagagccctggtaaaattgaagtcaatgggaatcagggagaaaactctccacaggctggagtcatatctagctgcacggaagatggttgtggttgttggaggtcaattatctcagccaCAACACATCGCTTCAGGTGTTCCACGGGGCAGTGTGCTAGGCCCAACCAGCTTCAACTGCTTCATTAATGAACTTTcctccttcataaggtcagaagtgggatgtttgctgatgattgcatagtattcagttccattcccaactcctcagaaaatgaagcagtccatggaaatgcagcaagacctggatgacattcagtgtgGGGCTGATGAGTGGAAAGTATCATTTGCGTCACACAAggttcaggcaatgactatctccaacaagcgagagtctaaccgccTGCCCTTAACATTGAAGAGCATTACAGTCACAGAATCGCACATcatcaacacctgggagtcaccattgtccagaaacttaactggaccagtcatataaatactgtggtaacaagagcgggtcagaggctgggaattctgcggcgtgtctcaccttctgactctccaaagcctttccaccatctagaaggcacaagtcaagaatgtgatggaatactctccaattaccTGGATGAGTATAGCTCCTACaaaactcaaaaagctcgacaccatccatgacaaagtagcccacttgactGGTATCTCATACAACTCATTCAACATTGACTGCCTCCACCATCAGCataccatggctacagtgtgtaccatctacaagatgtacagcagcaactcgccaaggtttcttcagcagcacctgccAACCCATGAGTTCTACTAACTAAAAGGTCaacggcagcaggcacatgggaacaccgtgttcccatccaagttacacaccatcctgacttggaaatgtaacgccattccttcatcgttgctgggacaaaatcatggaactccctccctaacagcactgtaggagtatcttcaccacaagaactgcagcggttcaagaaggcagctcaccacaaccttctcaagggcaattagtgatgtgcaacaaatgctggccttgccagtggcgcccACATTCCGCAATGAATAAAAACGACATTAACATGGAAAGACTAAAGGAGATAATTTAATTGCACCCAGTGCAGTTCTCAGAAAAGTCCTTAAttaacttgtaaacactggattattgcagctccagcatcaacaacatttgaatccattcatggACGAGAAGGGGAAAAATGGAGATCCAGTAGGATTTGGAAAGGATGCTGGCTATTTGATGTGAAATGCACAACAGGTTGAAATATAAATGGATACATTTATGGTGGAGCTGCTGGTATTGGGTTATAAATTGATGCAACAGGCATGGGTGGGGACAACAGAGGGAAGAGTTTCAGACAAGTATCTATTTAACTTTAGTGTTTTCCTTTATGCATTCAATGCATTTAATCCTTGCCCAATTCCTTATTCATGTGGCAGCCTAGTCAGGGATTGTTGGCAGATTAATCAACCATGAGTTGAGGTGGGTGGGGTCCCAGCCCCAAGCCCAATAGCGTACCTATGTGGGGTAAGGTAGAATAGTGGTGATGCTACTGGATAAATAGGTAGGATAAATATAaaagcgaattattatttaaatggggaggcattacaaaatgctgcggtacagagggatctgggggtccttgtacatgaaactcaaaaagttagtatgcaggtacaacatttAAATAGGAAAGCAAATGAAATATTGTTCTTGATTTCAACGGGAATGGTGTATAAAAGTAAGcaagtcctggtacaactgtacaggacgttggtgagaccacacctggagtactacatacagctttggtcgccttatttaaggagggatatacttgcaatggaggcagttcagagaaggttcatgaggttgattcctgagatgaagatgtTGTCATATGGAGAAAGGATAAGCAGGTtggactcattggagtttaaaagattgaaagatgatcttattgaagcgaATAAGATTCTGAGGTGTCTTGACAGGgtcgattcagagaggatatttcccctcgtgggggaatctcgaccTAGGGGACATTGATTCAGAATATGGgaatgcccatttaaaacagaaatgaggaagaatttcttctctcagagggttgtgaatctttcgaattcgctCCCCCACAgatctgtggagactgggtcactgaatatatgtcatcatcatcatcataggcagtccctcggaatcgcttgcttccactcttataatgagttcttaggtggctgagcagtccaatatgagagccacagactctgtcacaggtgggacagattgacattgagggaaggggtgggtgggacaggtttgccgcacgcactttccgctgccagcgcttgatttctgcatgctttcggcgatgagactccaggtgctcagcgccctccctgatgcaattcctccacttagggcagtcttcggccagggactcccaggtgtcagtggggatgtcgcactttatcagtgaggatttgagagtgtccttgtaatgcttctgctgcccatctttggctcgtttgccgtgaaggagttccgagtggaccacttgctttgggagtctcgtgtctggcatgcgaactatgtggcctgttcagcggggctgatcaagtgtggtcagtgcttcaatgctggggatgttggtctggtcgaggacgctaatgttggtgcatctctcctcccagggaatttgtaggatcttgcgaagacatcgtcggtggtatttctccagcgacttgaggggtgtctattgtacatggccatgtctctgagccatacaggagggcgggtattcctaCAGCTCTGTAgattatgagcttggtggcagttctgagggcctggtcttcaaacactcttttcctcaggctgctgaaggctgcactggcacactggaggcgatgttggatctcgtcatcaatgcctgctcttgttgataggaggctctaaAGATatgctgtcctcgccgcacagcactgcccccatgtCATCAACATCCAcgccgcagccctggacaatgtggaccacttcccatatttcgggagcctaaATATATGTCAGGTGGAGATCGACCAATttctgaacaataagggagtcaaggattatgag is a genomic window of Pristiophorus japonicus isolate sPriJap1 chromosome 4, sPriJap1.hap1, whole genome shotgun sequence containing:
- the LOC139262177 gene encoding ferritin heavy chain A-like, coding for MPFQVRQNYHQDCEDAVNKQINMELYSSYVYLSMSFYFDRDDVALRHSVEFFKEQSHEEREHAEKLMEFQNRRGVWIIMSDIKKPEQNEWSNGLEAMQRALQLEKNVNQSLLDLHKLSTGSTDRYLCDFLESHYLDEQVKMIKKLGDHITNLKRLGAPENGLGEYLFDQHTLGESN